From the genome of Nicotiana sylvestris chromosome 1, ASM39365v2, whole genome shotgun sequence:
cagaatacggaaatttcattttaaaacaagtgatgatcatttgggtcatcacaaaaccTTTTTGCAGTGTAAAGATATATTTGCGGAGTTCTCCTTTTCTTGAAACTTAAGATGATTCCACCAACATGTAAACAAAGTAGAAAAGATTATCTCCAAGCATCATTTAAAAGGGAATAAgtaacaaagaaaggaaaattagtAAGAATGTCATAGTTAGAATATGAGAATCATTAGATTTCTTTCTTTGTAATTCTTTGTCGTGTTCCTTGAAAAGCCTTACCCTTGAAGCATACATCGTCATTCGCTCTCAATTATAATTAGCAAAAGCACTTCAAAGCTCAGAATAATCTCAAACCAATTGTTTTGGTTTGATCTGAATCGGGGCAAAAGGACAACTTATATAATCAATGTGATTTTCAGTTAcaaattaattagttaattattctTTTTACTATTCCAtaactgattttttttttataattgagCAGTAATTACATTTTGTTTATATTCCATAACTGAAAATCTCATCCATAAACctcatttgttttccttattagTTCACTTTCCTAGGTAGTAAATGAGTTTTTTATGTATTAAAATGAGAGATAAAATctcaaaaaaaggagaaaaagataaATAAGATCCATGGCCAAAGAGATGTGCCAAGTCCTCTTTTCTATtccctcttatatatatatatatatatattcttttttttttcatcctCACATTTATTATCTGATTGCAATTTGCAGGTAAAACTAATGAATAGCTTGGGTAGTTAAGCAATATCCACCACTCATATAGGGAGAGAAATTAAGTCGCAAACATTCTAGCAAAAAATATCTAAGTACAAAATGCACATGAGACTGAAGAATACTTGTATTTTGAATCCCACCTTCTTTTGTTATTAAGCACTATATACCAAACCAAAAAGGACAGCTAGAAAACCTCATACATTTAATATGTATGATCCATATATAAATCCTATATAATAGTATTACCTTTTGCTTCACCAATATACTAGGTTTGTACTCTACCTAACAAGGCCAGCTAACTATTACCTATGGACAATTACCATAGCTAGACAATAATCTATTTTATACACACTACTATAACACAATAACTACTGTTACTCCACATTAATCCCAAATGAAGTCGGCTATTTGAATCCTCACTAACTACATATAATTCTCCGCTTAAATTAATTCATATAAGGCCATAttctacaaaataaaaataaatataaagattacTAGAATTCTCGCTAGCATAAAATCTCTCTGGGTTAAAGATTCATAGAAAGCATATTCTAAAATAAACGTACTAACACGACCAAAACATATATATTCCTAACTAATTAGTATCGATCACTCATATAGGTCTTTTTTTCTATTCTGTTATGTTATATCTTTTGCTATTTCTGTATAGATCCAAGATATTATATATCTTTGAGCCATCTTCCTTTAAGATGATTTTAGGATTATCATGTACCATTTTTAAACCTTTACGCACGATGATTTCGGATTTATGAACCAACATAACTGAAAGTCGATGCAAAACATTATCAAACCATCTCAAGTGACCTCTCTCATTATACACACAGAAACAAGCCCATACTGCATGTCTGTCACAACCCATAGCTTGGATGGTGACAATTGCACAACACCAGTTATGTGTTTGTAGGTAATTTGATTGGAAAGTTGTCAAGTACAAACCTTAAATCCTTTTTTGGAAACTTTGGCGGTCATGTTACTAAAAAGAAGAAGTTAGGTAGGCTATGAGGTGTAATTTTGGCCACGAAAGGGGACCATTTGGCAAGATATTTTGTCCTACAACTAAAGTTTTGGTATCAAATTTAATGAAATAGTCCCTTTCACAAAACCTTAAAGCAAGTCACCTCTTTGGTTCTTTATTTCTGCAGCTTTTGGGTCCTTCATGGGTTTGAAAAGGAAATAAAGTAATAATATTTATACATAAGTGAAATTGTAAAGAAATGTTATTGGAATATACTCTTTCTTATTTTGTTTAAATTGCCATCCCATCTTTAAACATTGTTtcacaaaaatattaatttccAACTATAGGAGACAATAATCTTGAAAAGAAGTGCATCACTTGACTAGCACGAAAAAGATTCCTAGCTAGTCTTAATTTTTTCATGGTATATTCCTTAACTTGGGCAGAAAGGGTAAGCAATATTGTCTGTATTCATATTTCATAGCGTATTGGCAAAAGGAGTATCTTTCATTCTTTTCTTGGCAGCAGCTCATACCAGTCACAGAAAGCAACTAACTCTAAAAGTGAATGGGAAATTTAGATATTATGTCATGGATTAATAAATCtataaagaaagaagaaatgaagcgAAACCAGAAAATTCAATAAGGATGTTCAAATTTTTTTGTCAGTAAACTATGTAAAggtgttttaaatttttttttttatcaaaacaaGTAATATTTTATCTATGCATAGTATAATTTTTTCGACATGCATAGCTTTGCCCCTTAAAAAAGAACACTTCATTGTTTAAACTTTAAATATCTCTTGGGATTTGGTCTCCTCATGATAAAATGATACAGGAGTGGGTGGGGTAAGAAatctataaaataataaaaagatttgAAGAAAACAAAACACACCACCTAagaggaaaattgcagaaaacaAGAGGGAGAACAGAAAAGAAAAGCATAGATTGGAAGTAAAAGTTGAAAGTATTAAAAATTCCCAACATAACTAATTTAAATGGGTAAAATTTTGAAACCATATTCTGTTCAATAATAGAGAAGGTGGAGCTGTTCCAGTGGTAAAGTAAAGTTTAATTGAGTTCAAAGAATAGAAGTTAGTTTAACACGTGGAGATATTTAGCTATTGATATAAGGTATGTGTGATaagctcaaattacactttaattaaatagtgtaaggcgatcggtgtcaaatataataactcaataaggttggggtcgaatccaaTAGGAAATAGGTGTGAAAAGGCTACTCAAATAGTGTGTTACTTGACtaaagtcgtaattctattcggttaatagtaacaagagtatgaattgagtttggtttgaagaaataactaattgtGATATTGAGagtgtaaataatttgattaaagaaaccaaggttgtgcccccttcaatgaagtgtaatgctatcggtgttaatgtgatatatttctaatggaaggtacttttgatatgcaaatgatttctaaatgactacccaatatgttccaatagttgggtagtatttcctctttacgACTtctccaaatataaaagagttgcaattaagaataatcaatatatgctaaataaaactcacttattcctaagcgattctattaaacaaggtttaaagccttgagtctttattatttacttctaccaaattccaacccactttcccaagcaaagtaagaatttaatggcacttgttaatgtttgcaaccacaattgataaatgaagaatgagaagtaaataaatatcaaccaaccattatacatatattcaatgttaaatacccattaacataacacccatttagggtccacaaccttagtatttaaagttagctataCATACtaaaaaacaaaaggaagagaATATTTAATACCATAGAGCTTACAAAGTGAAAGATTCTTGACCCAAAAATTTCCAAAAGAGAAGGATATTAAAGCCTTATATTGTAGCTCTAAAATCAGacaagatgcccccacaaaaccccaataaatctatttatagtgggccaAAACTCGGGataaaatttggacaaaaatacttttttcggttaaatatgcgaccgcatatctgtcgcataacagacatgcggtccgcattcttgACATAGCCATTGCATCTTAAAACCCTAGATTCCTGGCCCTCATCGCATTGATGTTTTGCGGTCCACATTGcagttatgcgatcgcatttcGCGTCACATTTTCTACCTTCAGCAATCTTCATGTCgggtttgcggtccattatgcggcaCGCAAAcaggttatgcgatcgcagattggACCGCATTTATTGCACTGGACTTTGCCCAGAAATATGTTATGGTTTGCGATTCCTTTGACATTCTGCGGCTCGCATGTTGGATTTGCGATGcctttttgctctttttcttatctttttgtggctttttgatttcatttccatgctcttaagtcctcaaacctcatacactgcaaaaacattaaaattgcataagtataaaagataattacatctaaaacaagctaaaatctaagcaatttgtatcaaatgtgccgaaattctctgGCACATCAACACCCtcaacttaaactcttgcttgtcctcaagcaactaagACAACACTATCCTATTCGATTGCTTTACCCTCCCTGAACCATCAATATTTACAAGgaaactaatcaacttgtgaaacTTTGAGCCTCAAACAATGTGACAAAATATTACCCTCAGCTGAGTGCATTTGCATTTGACTCAAAAACTCAACTTTTATCCAACCTCACaattcatgtgccctcactagaaagaaagtccaaaatcacaatatTTACAATGACAACAAAAAGGGACGAATTCACAAATACACTCACCCTCAAAAAGAGTTTCAAGTGTTGCAACATACCATACCATAGACTTGgccttattttaattcatcgctttattctaagaacgctcggttggagatcccataaggactttttaagcttgtaatgtaggtttagggaagggtcggATAAGCATTTGGGTACAAGTGACTACACCCTCCGTGAACACTaatcacatttttctttcttgttgctctTTGCTTCTTTTAAAACCACATAGCCTTCATTAGCTTCAACTTTTCCACCATTTAGCCACCTCAACTACCTCTTTTATTCTCTTCAAGGCTCCTTATATATAAATACTCACAGCTCTtataccttttttttcttttttttttttttttttttatattttgcttttggaGCTTGAGTAGTTTCACATTCTGAGGTACACTTTCCTACGTTCTTTGCACAACCTTGCTGATTTTCGGCTTGACAACACACCCCCAACTTAagcttttagcctcattctcaattctcaaggagggacgggttcaaaagagggaattatttcacaaaaagggaaaggtttgtaatgaggtaaccaaagaaaaggttaaaggctcaaatgggGTGACTAATGATACTATCTGTACAATGGGTGGCGTGAAAGGCTAACTGATTTTCCAAAAATCACAAAGACTGCCTAAGGTCGTTTCTCCAACCAAATGTAATTATTATAAGCATCGAAAAatcaaccgggcaagttctagatggcaGAAGTAAACACACGAATTATTTACACAAAGaactcacacacatggcacacgAACTGTTTGGCTTACATAGTTTGAAGCCCTCGAGTCAACACTTGATAACTCAAAGCTTTcatcatatatacatgtataactCTAGGTAGACATAGAATCACagagcgagcctcaagttcacacagttgatatctttttttttaaatattaatggAAGGGTATATGCTATATACAGACACACATGCTTGAAACTAAACAAGTACACCAAACCGGTCAACATGCTTCATTCTACTGtcctggttctactattacacccttggaaaagaacccgacaaagaaaaaccaaggggaattcattgctaattactaaagatggaaaactatctacttgttttttttatatacacAAGGATAACATAACTTATGTACAGAAATCACAAAACACCAATATATACAGAATTACGAAAACATAACATAAGCTTGATTATAGCACAAAAACATAAACATGTACAACAATTGCCaatttcacaaaaatatatacaagGCTACCACCCCAACTAAAAAGCATGCATTTTCCCCAATGCATAAGAACATAAAATAGAGTTTAGGGGCTCCTTGAGGCGCACTAAGCGCTATGGGAGTCGGAAGCCGGCTGAGTGATGGTGGGGTCACCCTTTGATGCTGAAGCTGGGACCGATGAGATCTCGACCTGAGGAGTGACCTCCACTGATGGAGGAGGGATATCTGGCTGACCCAATACTGGAGCTGGGGCCTGTGAGCTACTAGCCTCGCCCGCTGATGGCTGAGTGGCCGATGGGTCTGCATGGGCGGCCATATCTGCTAGCGAATGTTGTATTGCTATCTGAATTGCTGCTTGTTTACTGTAGAGGCAGCAATCTGCTTGCCCTTCTCCTGAGGGCCATCATCCTCCGTGGACCCTGAATCCTCCTCATCCTCTCCCTCGTCTGCCCCCTCACCCTCGGACTTTGTAGAATGTCCGGAATCCTCATCTGAAGGAATTTCAATATGTGTAGGAGGAGCTGGAGGCTGGGAAGCCCCGACAGTCAGAGGTGCAATATCTATCATCAGAGTGGAGAAGTCAAGGCCCAAGCCTGGTGCTGCTGCGTCTGCTCCCTGCTCACCTTCCTTGGGCAGGAAGGATGAAAGATCGAACTCCAAAGTCTGCATCTTGTGGAGCTCGGTCTTCATAGTGGCAACTTCCTCCCGGAGCCTAGGCAAGTCACTAACCTCACCTCGCTCTATCTTCTCTACCCTCAACTCAAGCTGTTGCAGGTGACCCTAtaagttgtttgttgttgttggagtGCTGGCACTAAGGACTGTATAGGCATCAAAGGCTGTCTGATGAGAGTGGGCAAGTTCTTCAGAAGATGGTCTACTTTAGCATTGGCATGGTGAGCTATGAGACCAAGCCTCGAAATGGCTGGAAGTGCAGCAGAAGGCAGAGCAATGGTGGACTGAGAGGCAGGCTGTGAAGTAGAAGTAGATGCAACTGGAACCTGAGGGGACACATGAGATTGGGAATCTGAAGGTTCTACATCAACTGGGCCCTGAGTCTGAGCCTCTGGGGGAGCAACAACATCATTTATGTGTGTGATATCAATATCCTTTAGTGTCTTCCCTATCTTGTCAGTGTGTGGCATGGTAGGGACTTTCACAGCCTTACAGAGGGCTATGATCAAACATGGGAATGGAAGTGAAGTGGCTACTTGCTTTGCCCAAATCCCTAATTCCCGGAAGATAAGAGCGCCCACATCAATCTTGATTCCCGCCATAATGCAGGCAATGAGAAGAGCTTTCTCAATGCCTATATCAGTCTCATTTCTTGATGGTATCAGTCGAGAAGTGACAAAGCTAAGCCAAAATCGATCCTCTCATATGAGATCCTCCTTGTATATTTTGTGTACGGGGTTAATCTAGGTAGGAGTCCCCTTTGCTATCACATATGCTATCCAACTTCTCTCATTCTCCCAGTTTACCCATTTGGCGTGGTACTCAGCTGTGCCCGAGCTCTAGTTAGGGATGTAAAATTCATTAATAGTCTCATCACTACAGAACACACTCGTCTCCCGAACTAGCACAGTGTCGTAGAAAACCCTGTTGCGCTTGTGATAAGCAATCTTGGAGGCTCCATAGGAGGCATAAAACTCACGGAAAATGGTTTCATTATATTCATCAGGCAACTCCGTGAAGCTCTCCCATTTTAGTGCCTTGATGTTCTCCCATATGTGGGGGTACTGCTCTTGTATCCCATTCGTACTCAGTTGTTTTTCGGCCAGGATTTTTTATTTGTTCAGCCCTTCTCTATAAAGCTCCCTGGACCCTTTGACCCCAAATCTGAGCTGAAAGTCATCTCCTCGTTTCCGTCTTGCCTCAGCCTGTAGGTCAACCTCGGGCAAGGTCTCCTCCTCATCAGACTGGGAGGGACGTGTAACAGTTGGGTCTGATCGTAGACGTTTTGCTTGTTGAGAGTGACGACTGGAGGATACCCTTTTCTGGGTGGAGGCTGTATGTTTCTTGGGAGCCACATCTATACAAAAGTGAAATGTGAGGGCATGGTAGGCAATAGTGgaaagaaaacagaaaactcAAGAAAAAGTTAAGAATACGACAAGTTATGCGGTCACATAACCACTATGCGAACCGTAAACTTATTGCAAACTTGCAAGCCCTTTGAATGATCTAAGTATGCGAtggattatgcgatcgcataaccactATGCGGTTCACATAATCATCACATACTTGATTGGTCAGAAAATAGAATCACAAAATGCGATCGAAAAATGGACGCAGAAGGCATGTTATTAAACTGGGTGTTCTGTGTCATTATGCGATGGctttgcggtccgcatatcaattatgcgatcgcaaagtCGCCACATTTAGTCATCTTCTTCAGCCTACTTGGGTTTACTTATGCAGCagaaatgcggaccgcattttgaTTATGCGAGCCGCAAACTTCATCATTCCCAACGATTGAACTCAACCCTCAACAATGGCGGGCCTAATTTTTACTACCCAACACCCCCAAAACACACTACTTAACTAAGAGCACAGTACAAACAGATCTCTAACTACAAAACACGAAAGAAAAACAcagataaaagaaaatataaaacaaaaacaggagaaacaaaaacaagaacaaatgtaAAACTTAAGCTTGCAGGGATGTAATTGGGACAAGGAAAACATACCAGTGACGAGTTTATGAGCACATTTGGAAGATTAGTTCACACAGTAGTCATTTTTCCTTCTCCGttccttttctcttcttttttttttgttttgttttgtttttgataaattttaaaaaaaaaatctttttgttcgTTTTTGAATGAAGAGATGCGAGGGGGTATACCTGAATGATTGGAGTTGGGTAAGTCACCGCATAACAcactatgcgaccgcataagTGTTATGCGGTGGAATCAAGAGAGTTGCTGGAGGGTCAAAACTGCGGTGCACTATGTGATCACAGAGTGGAAATGCGGTCTGCAAAGTGCACCAACTTGCCGCAGTTTTATCACCCATTTTAGCCAAACACATTGTGTTGGTTTGCGAccaaaatgcggtccgcatagtgaAAATGCGATCGCATATGTGTAGCAAACTACCCAAAGTGATTTTTCTTCCCTTTCTCATGCAATCTCACCCCGTGCTATGATCTTTTGAATCCCCTGCACTCTAACACACACTTTAAATTGCTCAATTAAATCTatctaacaaaaattaaaaatttaaaggcCAAAAAGggtgttaccacacatgggttgcctcccatgaagcgcttgatttaacgtcgcggcatgacgaATTTGGCGTTCCTTTAGATTCACTCATTGGTCGGGCACGGACCATCTTTGAGAGCCAGCTACTCCACCAAATGTTTTTCTCCATTtgtgcccaagtagtgcttgactcgCTGGCCATTCTTGAAGGTTCGGAGCCCATCCTCCGATTCTAGTTCCATAGCTCCAAAAGGAGAGACATTTACCACCTTGAACGGACCAGACCATTTTGATTTGAGCTTGTCCGGAAACAATTTTAGCCTTGAGTTAAAGAGCAAAACCAAGCCACCCGACTTGAACTCCCTCTTCAAGATCTTTTTGTCTTGGACGAACTTCATCCTTTCTTTATACATAGCTTCACTTTCATATGCATGGAAACGAAATTCctccatttcattgagttgtgttaacctcaaatttgcagcATCAGCCCAATCCAAGTTCAACCTCTTCagagcccacatggctttgtgtaCTAGTTCTATGGGTAGATGACAAGCTTTGCCGAAGACTAGCCGATAAGGAGAAGTGCCAATAGGAGTTTTGTATGCCGTACGGTATGCCCTCAATGCGTTGTCTAGCTTCCTTGACCAATCGTTCCTGTTTGCATTGACGGTCTTTGCTAGGATGCTCTTTATCTCCCGGTTGaaaacttcaacttgaccacttgattGGGGATGATAAGGTGTGACCACCTTATGCTTGACGCCATATTTCTCTAGTAGCCCCGTGAAAGCCTTGTTACAGAAATGAGACCCACCATCACTAAGAATGGACCTTggagtgccaaaccgagtgaatatgtttttctttaagaATACGGTCATAATTCTTGCCTCGTTGTTTGGTAAGgcaattgcttcaacccatttggacccATAGTCCACAACCACCAAGATATATTTTATCCCACAAGAGCTTACAAAGggacccataaaatcaattccccacacgtcgaagatttctatctccatcataaagtgcattggcatttcatgCCTCTTAGAGATTGAGCCTTGCCATTGGCATTGGTCACAAGTCTTGACAATTTGATTGCCATCATGATAGATTGAAGGCCAATAGTAACCACATTCAAGCACCTTAGCTACCGTTTGATTCCCCCCATGAGGACTCCCAACCGGTGAGTCATGGCATGCCTTTAAAATTGGCATAATCTCTTCTTCTAGAACACACCTCCTGATGATGTTGTCAGCACAAACACGGAACAAGAATGGTTCTTCCCAATAGTATTGCCGACAATCTCTCAAAAACTTCTTTTTTGATAGGATTCTAATCCATCCGAAATAAGGTCACTAACCAAGTAGTTGGCAATATCGGCATACCAAGGAGCAAAAGTGCTAGAAAGTGCTAATATGTGTTCATCAGGGAATGCATCATTAACCTCAAGATTTCCCTTTGGCCTCCCTACCTCTTTAAGCCTTGATAAATGATCCgctccttgattttgagttgccTTGCGATCCTTGACCTcgaagtcaaattcttgcaacaacaaGACCCATCGAATCAATCGAGGCTTTGCATCCTTTTTTGCTATGAGATAGCAAGGAGTAACATGATCTGTGTACACGATCACCTTAGATCCCAACAAATAAGCCCGGAACTTCTCAAAGGCATAAACAATGGCAAGAAGTTCTTGCTCAGTCACTGTGTAATTCATTTGTGCTCCATGAGTGTCGTGCTTGCATAATAGACCAGGTGGACAACCTTGTTGTGATGTTGGCCAAGCATTGATCCAATAGCTACAccactagcgtcacacatgagctcgaaaggaagagaccaatcgggtgtgacaataataggtgcCGTGGTGAGCCTTTGCTTCAATTCTCAAAGGCTTTGAggcatttctcatcaaaaacaaacttggcatctttatcaaggagtttgcacataggatttgcaatcttggaaaaatccttgatgaaatgcCTATAGAACCCGGGATGCCCCAAGAAACTTCGAACACCTTTAACGGAAGTAGGTAAAGGAAGCTTGGAAATAATATCGATCTTTGCCCGTCAACCTCTATGCCATGTTTTGAAATTCCCCAGTACAATACCTTCAtctaccatgaaatggcatttctcccagttGAGCACAAGGTTGGTCTCTTCACATCTCTTAAGCACTTGTCTAAGATTGTTAAGACAGTGTTCAAAAGAGTCACCTACCACTGAGAAGTCGTCCATGAAAACCTCTagaaaatcctccaccatgttaGAGAAAATGGACATCATacatttttgaaaaatagccggagcattgcacaaaccaaatggcatccggctAAAAGCAAAAGTTCCATAAGGGCAAGTGAATgttgtcttctcttgatcctGCAATGCGAtgttgatttggttgtacccggaatatCCATCAGGAAAGCAATAGAATGACCTTCCcgctagccgatcaagcatttgatcaataaaaggcataggaAAATGGTCTTTGCATGTGGAACTGTTGAGCTTCCGATAATCGATACACACCCTCCATCCGGTCACTGTTCTTGTTGGGATGAGCTCAGTTTTATCATTTTCAACCACGGTCATGCctccctttttcggcacacattgcatcgggctcacccaagaactatcggtaatggggtagactaccccgacatccaaccacttgatgatttctttctttaccacctcttgcatggacGGGTTCAACCGTCAttgatgttccacacttggtttCGTCTCACTCTCCAATTGGATCTTGTGTTCGCAAATTCCTGGGGAATCCCTCGGATGTCCGTAATTGTCCATCCAATACCTTGCCTATACTCCTTCAAGACTTCCAACaattgttctacctgcacatcatttaacaaagaagaaacaattaccggtaaagtatcatttgagccaagaaatttataccaCAAGTGTGGTGGAAGTGGTTTGAGCTCTAGTTGCGGTGGCTCAATAATAGAAGGTTTTTCGGGAGGAGTGGCTTTATTCTCCAAACCAAGAGAGAGCTTTGCTGGATCATAAGTGTAGGACCCAAGCCCCTCCAATGCATTAACCGATTCCATATATCCTTCCATATCTTCACCATCAAAGTTCACCAAAATAGCCGCCAACGCCTCACCTAGGAATTGTTCTTCCATCTTCATTTCAACCGCATATTCCACTtcatcaacaacatcaatcaccgagATACTCTCATATTCATGTGGTAGTTTCATACCCTTGCTCGCTTGGAATGTGACCTCTTCATCATTTACACGAAATTGATCTCATTCTGTTCCGAATCCATTAGTGCTCTTCCTGCGGCTAGGAatggtctccccaaaatgatagggatctctttttCAACCGCACAATCAAGAATTATGAAATTGGTGGGTAAATGAAACTTTCCCACTTTAACAAGTACATCATCAACAATTCCCACCAGACTCTTTATGGAACGATTGGCCATTTGCAATCTTATACTTGTGGGCCTTGGCATACCTAACCCTGCTTGCTTGTAAATGTCAAGAAACATAAAGTTGATGCTAGCCCCATTATCACAAAGGGCTCTTGCAAAGTCATGTGCCCCAATAGTACAAGAAATGGTAAAAGCTCCcgggtcttctttcttttgaataGTTGATAttgcaatgatggaactaacccggtgagtcacattcaccacttcatttttggtggttctcttcttggtaatcaaatctttcaaatatttaacaaaacccgacatctcttgaaatgcttccacaaatgAAATATTCACCGATAATTGCTTGAGAATGTCATAGAACTTTTCGAGTTTGCTATTATCAACCTTCCTAGAAAGTCTTTGAGGGAATGGAGGAGGAGGTTTAGGAATAGTTGGTAGAGTTTTTGGTGTCTCTTTTAGGGTTTGAACTCCGATTTgggaagttgttgttgttgttccaattaccttgatttgaGCCGCCTTGGTCATTTCTCCACTGTTGGTTTCCTTGCCCTTATGGGTGAggcctccattgattttgttgtccttgaCCTTGGTATTGTTGACTTTGATATCCACCTTGAGAGTTATTGACATAGTTTGCCTCCTCAAAGTCCTTATTTGATAAGGGTTGCACATCTTCCACCATATTTACTTTCTTCATCTGGCTTTCTATGAACATCTTTATCAACACATTGACATTTGTGGCAAGCCTTACAATCACTTGATCCCTTTATTGGTTTTTCTTGATCATGGTGGTCAAGGAAGGAGACCCATATGCAATTCCACCTGTGGTGTCCTATGAATGTCATGCTTGATTATGCTTCGCCATTTTGTCAAGTATTTGTGTGACCCTTGCGAATGATTTGTCCATGAAAGATTCATCAGCTGCATTCTTGGCTATAGATTGGTTC
Proteins encoded in this window:
- the LOC138869059 gene encoding uncharacterized protein: MSITLKVDIKVNNTKVKDNKINGGLTHKGKETNSGEMTKAAQIKVIGTTTTTSQIGVQTLKETPKTLPTIPKPPPPFPQRLSRKVDNSKLEKFYDILKQLSVNISFVEAFQEMSGFVKYLKDLITKKRTTKNEVVNVTHRVSSIIAISTIQKKEDPGAFTISCTIGAHDFARALCDNGASINFMFLDIYKQAGLGMPRPTSIRLQMANRSIKSLVGIVDDVLVKVGKFHLPTNFIILDCAVEKEIPIILGRPFLAAGRALMDSEQNEINFV